One window from the genome of Nicotiana sylvestris chromosome 9, ASM39365v2, whole genome shotgun sequence encodes:
- the LOC104246473 gene encoding uncharacterized protein: MGVSNNGEVKHERNTFFRVYDAKALIPVEIEEPTIRYSRANEEVNNEAMLIKLDLLEEHHNLAYVRMVAKKERMERYYNRRANLRYFKVEDLTLRKVTQSTQEVNDGKLGPMWEGPYRVFAITGKDECELSVSVTNIIYLTDSYATITLADTDCNSCDSDDESEDEHVECDSEDLENFHFNRGYPNNRLTRIVYPLLLQKLWVVQSSKWPLLLFSILLIALTFLLAPKRILAFYFQVLEDLGPSTSRDAFTVGLPPAWVDVSEEVAASIHQAQVKLAELKKCHAKALTPSFGDGREDQRVIEVLTVEITDILRKSETRLQKLSASGSSADLNVRKNVQRSLATGLQNLSVELRRMQSLYLKQLRQQIEGQDGLDLEMNEKKSSFLDDLSMSWGSLNCR; the protein is encoded by the exons ATGGGCGTATCGAACAACGGCGAAGTCAAGCACGAGAGAAACACCTTTTTCCGTGTGTACGACGCGAAAGCTTTAATTCCGGTGGAGATTGAGGAACCGACTATAAGGTATTCCCGGGCAAACGAGGAGGTAAATAATGAAGCAATGCTGATTAAGCTAGATTTGCTTGAAGAGCATCATAATTTAGCATATGTAAGGATGGTGGCAAAAAAAGAAAGGATGGAAAGATACTATAACCGCAGAGCAAATCTTCGATATTTCAAAGTCGAAGATTTGACTTTGCGAAAAGTGACTCAAAGTACCCAAGAAGTTAATGATGGAAAGCTAGGACCAATGTGGGAAGGACCTTATCGAGTTTTTGCTATCACCGGTAAAG ATGAATGTGAGCTTTCTGTTTCTGTCACCAACATTATTTACCTTACTGACTCATATGCAACTATAACATTAGCTGATACTGATTGTAATAGTTGTGACTCTGATGATGAATCTGAGGATGAGCACGTAGAATGTGATTCTGAAGACTTAGAAAATTTTCACTTTAATCGTGGATACCCGAACAATAGATTG ACGAGAATCGTATACCCTTTACTTCTTCAAAAGCTTTGGGTGGTACAGTCATCGAAATGGCCACTACTTCTTTTCTCAATTCTACTTATCGCTCTTACGTTCCTCTTAGCACCCAAGAGGATCTTGGCCTTCTACTTCCAGGTACTTGAGGATCTTGGCCCTTCTACTTCCAG GGATGCATTTACAGTGGGCTTACCTCCAGCATGGGTTGATGTTTCTGAAGAAGTTGCAGCTAGCATACATCAGGCTCAAGTCAAATTGGCAGAATTAAAGAAGTGCCATGCTAAAGCTCTGACTCCATCTTTTGGTGATGGAAGAGAAGATCAACGTGTGATAGAGGTTCTGACCGTGGAGATAACAGATATATTAAGAAAGTCAGAGACGAGATTACAGAAGCTTTCAGCTAGTGGATCTTCTGCGGATTTAAATGTTAGAAAAAATGTACAG CGTTCTCTGGCTACAGGCCTTCAAAACCTCTCTGTTGAGCTTCGGAGGATGCAATCGCTGTACCTTAAACAGTTACGGCAGCAAATAGAG GGACAGGATGGACTTGATTTGGAGATGAATGAAAAGAAGTCTAGCTTTCTTGATGATCTATCAATGTCATG GGGTTCACTGAACTGCAGATGA
- the LOC104246472 gene encoding COBRA-like protein 7 — protein MASFFILPLILISLPVSISQTSSNNCNGIFIIYDYNSGFPLPPNILASDSNNQAYNFRSTLTILNNSPDELKSWRVFVGFQHREFLVSASQAVLADGTTLPADVRNGTVFAGFPTTDLKSAIQTAGDINQMEARIELVGTLYGVASPVIPLPSSITLANDGFSCPPSTSQGNRTQVCCVKDSSARSNVTAYEEIQPRQGGDLTIMYDITSSFESNYWAQVTISNNDHTSRLDNWHLSWEWMRDEFIYSMKGAYPTVIDTGDCIFGKQGEHYKGIDFSKALNCEKRPTIIDLPLEKTNDTTLGMVPFCCRNGTILPPIMDASKSKSAFVMQVYKMSPDLNISAIHPPQNWKINGTYSPNFVCGPPVRVSPSLFPNPEGLSSDTAVVASWQVICNISSSTLKKTPKCCVSFSAFFNDSVVPCKTCACGCNTRPGNVCSATEPALLLPPQALLVPFDNRTEMATEFASDKRRDLPTPLPCGDNCGVSINWHLLSDFTDGWTARVTLFNWDDSNIVDWFAAVQLDKAIQGFEKAYSFNGTIIPDTNNTIFIQEFSGLNYLLAERRGDNPRKDPPVPGTVQSVISFTKKSTPGIDVGAGDGFPSTVYFNGEECSLPVILPSGSNRRTSLASSAFSLLLTMLLLMVLQRSLCLDI, from the exons ATGGCCAGTTTTTTCATTCTCCCACTAAtcctcatttctcttcctgtttCCATTTCTCAAACTTCCTCTAATAACTGCAATGGCATATTCATAATTTACGACTACAACTCTGGTTTTCCTCTTCCACCAAACATCTTGGCATCAGACTCCAACAACCAAGCCTACAATTTCAGGTCCACACTCACAATTCTCAATAATAGTCCTGATGAGCTCAAGTCTTGGAGGGTCTTTGTTGGCTTCCAGCACAGGGAATTCTTGGTCTCTGCTTCACAAGCTGTGCTTGCTGATGGAACCACTTTGCCGGCTGATGTTAGAAATGGAACTGTCTTTGCTGGTTTTCCTACCACTGACCTTAAGTCGGCAATTCAGACCGCTGGAGACATCAATCAGATGGAGGCTCGGATAGAGTTGGTTGGTACACTGTATGGTGTTGCATCTCCTGTTATCCCCTTGCCTTCCTCTATCACCCTCGCTAACGATGGCTTCTCCTGTCCTCCTTCTACATCTCAAG GAAATCGAACCCAAGTTTGCTGTGTAAAAGACTCAAGCGCCAGATCCAACGTCACGGCCTATGAGGAAATCCAGCCCCGGCAAGGGGGTGATCTTACCATAATGTATGATATCACTAGCTCATTCGAATCCAATTACTGGGCACAAGTCACAATCTCAAATAACGACCACACTAGTCGTCTTGATAACTGGCACTTAAGCTGGGAATGGATGAGGGACGAATTCATCTATAGCATGAAAGGTGCTTATCCTACTGTTATTGATACAGGGGACTGCATCTTTGGTAAGCAGGGTGAGCATTACAAGGGCATCGATTTTTCAAAGGCCTTAAACTGTGAAAAGAGACCAACAATTATTGACCTTCCTTTGGAAAAGACAAATGATACAACCTTAGGAATGGTTCCCTTCTGTTGTAGAAATGGAACAATTTTGCCACCTATCATGGATGCAAGCAAATCCAAGTCAGCTTTTGTAATGCAAGTCTACAAGATGTCACCTGATCTCAACATAAGTGCAATCCACCCTCCCCAGAACTGGAAAATAAATGGAACTTACAGTCCTAATTTCGTCTGTGGGCCACCAGTACGAGTATCTCCCAGCCTCTTTCCTAACCCTGAAGGGCTATCTTCAGATACAGCTGTTGTTGCTAGTTGGCAAGTAATCTGCAACATTAGCAGTTCCACCTTAAAGAAGACACCAAAGTGTTGCGTATCATTCTCTGCATTCTTCAACGATTCAGTTGTTCCTTGTAAAACTTGTGCCTGTGGCTGCAATACGCGCCCCGGCAACGTGTGCAGTGCCACTGAGCCAGCACTGCTTTTACCACCACAGGCTCTTCTTGTGCCCTTTGACAACCGAACTGAAATGGCAACGGAATTTGCCAGCGATAAAAGACGAGACTTGCCAACTCCTTTGCCTTGTGGAGACAACTGTGGAGTAAGCATTAACTGGCATTTGCTTAGTGATTTCACAGACGGCTGGACTGCAAGAGTAACACTGTTTAATTGGGATGACAGCAACATTGTTGACTGGTTTGCTGCTGTACAATTGGATAAAGCCATCCAAGGTTTTGAAAAAGCGTACTCTTTCAACGGAACCATCATTCCTGATACTAACAACACAATATTTATACAGGAGTTTTCAGGCTTAAATTACCTTCTTGCGGAAAGAAGAGGAGACAATCCAAGGAAAGATCCTCCAGTTCCTGGTACCGTGCAATCTGTCATATCTTTCACAAAGAAGAGCACACCTGGAATTGATGTAGGCGCAGGTGATGGTTTTCCAAGTACAGTTTACTTCAATGGAGAGGAGTGTTCCCTTCCGGTAATACTTCCTTCGGGTAGTAATCGCAGAACGTCTCTAGCCTCTAGTGCTTTTAGTCTTCTGCTAACCATGCTACTCCTCATGGTTCTGCAAAGATCACTGTGCCTAGACATATGA